Genomic segment of Sebaldella sp. S0638:
TTTTATACTGGTTTTCATGTTATGGTATTGAAACCTAAAAAAGAAATGAGTTTTTTAGAAAAACAATTTTATGCATTATGTATTGAAAAAAATAAATATAGATATAACTATGGAAGACAGGCAAATAAAACTTTAAAATCACTAGAAATTCCAGAAAAAATACCGGATTGGGCTCAAAAAAATTTAAATATAAAACAATTGAAAAAAAGAAAAAAAGAAAAAATTGTTTTAGAGACTGGTAAATGGAAAGAGTATAAATTAAGTGACTTTTTTACTATAAAATCTTCGAAAGATGAATTTTCAAGTTCATATTTGCCAGGATCTATCCCATACATTACATCAACAGCTTACAATAATGGGGTTACAAGTTATGTAAGTTCGAGTGAAGTGAATGAAGGGAATGTTATAACAATAAATCGTGGTGGCTCAGTAGGATGTGCTTTTTATCAAGAATATAATTTTTTAGCTACTAAAGTAGATGTTAGAATTTTAAGTATGAAAAAACCATATATATTAAATAAATACATAGCTTTATTTTTAACTACTATATTAGGAAAAGAGAAGTACAGATTTAATTATTCGAGAAAAATGGGAACAAATAGATTAAGGGAACTAACTATAAAATTACCAACACTTAATGATAAGCCAGACTGGGAATTTATGGAAAATTATATAAAATCACTTCCTTATAGTGAAAATATTTAAGAAAAGCAAGACTTTAAAAAAAGAGTCTTGCTTTTTTGTTAGAAAAATAAAGGGAAGTTTGGTGGTGAAAAATAGCATGAAAAAGATAGATAAAATAAAGGGAGTATTTGAAATAGACATGGAAAATAATCTTGTTAATTACATTATTACTTCTACTCATACAATACAGAAAAATAGAATTGAGTTAATGGGAAACTTCATAGAAAATGCGAATCATAATATAGAAGTAGAGGATAGACTTACAACGGCACAGAGGGAAAAAATTTGGTGTATTTTAGACGATTTTGCATATTGCCTCGGTGGAAGTAAGGAAGAGTGGAGAGAACAGCTAGAAACAAGATTTTGTAAAGAAAGAGATTTGGAATATTTTTCTATATCGGAACAGAAAAGAGATGGAGCAAGTAAGAAAATAGCAACAGAATTTATTCAATGGCTTACAGAATTGGCAATAATGGA
This window contains:
- a CDS encoding restriction endonuclease subunit S; translated protein: MKMIKLPELFDFYRGNDFELINMKQDDNSKINFISRTGSNNGVAARVKVVEGVEPFEKGLITVALGGSVLSTFVQKRDFYTGFHVMVLKPKKEMSFLEKQFYALCIEKNKYRYNYGRQANKTLKSLEIPEKIPDWAQKNLNIKQLKKRKKEKIVLETGKWKEYKLSDFFTIKSSKDEFSSSYLPGSIPYITSTAYNNGVTSYVSSSEVNEGNVITINRGGSVGCAFYQEYNFLATKVDVRILSMKKPYILNKYIALFLTTILGKEKYRFNYSRKMGTNRLRELTIKLPTLNDKPDWEFMENYIKSLPYSENI